In Malassezia vespertilionis chromosome 4, complete sequence, the DNA window CGGGATGCGCATTCCGGAAATcatgcgcgagctcgagccagtcggcgcgctgcctGCAATGAGCCACGCACGCCACGCACCTCCTATCTATGTTTGTCCTGTCAATCAGCACATTCTTTCCGTGGGATAGCGCTTCCATCGCACGGTCATACACCATCCTCCGTCGTTTCAGCTCGTCCTGATTGCACCGCACCCAttcatgcggcgccgcatcttCCACGGCGTGTGCGACTGCAATCAGCCGAGCATTGCGTACGTACACGTCGATTTCCCGCTCCCTATCAGCTATCGTCAGCCGTGTACGCAACGTacgccgcacagcacaaccagctgcagcgccatggtAGTGGGCAATCGGGCGCGTGTGAATCGGCACGTGGGTATCTACGCTAGCTACAGCTGTCCTTTGATCTGCGGTCAGTAGCGCGCTGGTACGCACATCGACTTTGCGGTGCcgctcggcagcgtgcgcaagcgcatccatcgcgcgctttgtaTCCCATTGGCCCTGCTCGGTgtacagcgccgcatcttgCGCTACGAGaaaatcgcgcgcatcgctttCGGCGTCAAAtcgcagctcctcgacgagAAAGGATATCGGGCACGCGGGCCGCACACTgcacgcaagcacgccaagtgcatgcacgcgctcgcgatCGACAAAGTGGCGCATAATCTCTGCATTCATATTCGGCGCGTCTTTGTACAGCGCAAACAGTCGGTGAAAGTTGCCCTGAcgcatcgatgcacgcacggccaGCGTATGCGCGACGGCTGGATCTGCTTTCGCAGTCGGATCAAGCTCGCTCATGAGTGCATTCACGTCGCGCTGGTTACGTGTGTGCAAGAGATAGAGGATCCGGTACGCTAGAAactcgagccgcgcgccgggcaGTCCGTACGCGTACaggctgcgcagctgcgaTTGGCACTGGTTGTACTCGCCCaggtcgccgcgcgcaagtgcaatCCGCGCGTGTGTTTCGTAAACTTCGACCGTAAACCCGTTCTTGATGCGCTGTACGGTGAGATCCTGCCGCATGCTCTTGAACTGGTCGCAGATGTATGCATAATTTCCTTCGTTAGCCCATTTCTGccgcagaagcgcaagtGTGCGGCGTAAGGTTGCAAGCGGCCGCACCATCTTGGGATTCGGCGCTGAAGTCAAACGCAGGTAGGGCTTCTCCAGCTTCTGCGAAGTGCCGACCACCGTGTACTCGTCCCAGTCAATCACGTTGGGGTCCGGCGGTGGCGTCGCCGGCGGTGTGAGCGACTGGATgacgccaaagcgcgcagcTAGAGACGTCGATGCAACAGCGGTGTGCATATCCTCGGCCTGTTCGCGCTCAAACGCGGCCTGCTCCTCTtcaaagcggcgcaaccGCTTTTCGCGCCGTCCTTGCTCCTCCGGCGCATgcttcttgccgcgcttggtaGTGGGCGTTGCCAGGGGTTGCTGCGCTGGCGGTGGCGTTGTCTCGGAACGCTGCACGCTCTGCGCGTGGCTCTTCCCTGCAAGCTTCACGTACGGTTTCGGCGGTGGGCCGGGCGCAGGGCCGggcatgcgctgcggcattgcgcgctgtgccgcctGTGCATACCCCATTGGCCCTCTACGTGCATTCTTGGGTTCAAGACTGGAGTCAGAGCGCGCGTCGACATACCTTGCAAGCTGCACGCGTTGCCAATCTTTTGTATGCAACGTCCCTTGCTGTACGGCGTGAAAAATGAGGGACTTGAGCTCCGCGCTTACATGCTGCCGATTAGCATCCGTGCATGCGGCAAATGTCTTGCTGGCGAAATCACTATCGGTCAGCACACACATACACATACCGCAGCGATTGCGGCCAGTCGCCGCCCGCCGGCATCGTCGTCAGCGTGGAGGAACGCCGCACATGGCACGTGGAGCCACGTGAGCTAgggtgcagcgccgccctCGCTGCTTTTTGCAAGCCatgtcgctgcgcgaatTTGTGATCAAGGTGCCGTGCACCTCGTCGAATATCGGCCCTGGCTTTGACGTGCTGGGTCTCTCGCTCTCGCTCTACCTGAAGCTGCACGTCTCGGTAGATCCAAGCAAGACCGGGCAGCGCGAGCCAGTGCTTTCCTATgcaggccaaggcgcaaaagaagcgccGCTGAATCCATACCAAAATCTGATCACCCGTGTCGCGCTGTACGTCCTGCGTGTGAACAAGATCGCACAGTTTCCTGCGGGAGTTACGATCCATGTGGATAACGATATCCCCTTTGGCCGCGGTCTTGGCAGCTCAGGTGCCGCGGTCGTCGCTGGCATCTTTCTCGGCAACGCGCTCGGCCAACTCGACATTCCCCGTGCACGCCTGCTTGACTATGCACTCATGATCGAGCGCCATCCTGATAATGTGACGGCCGCCCTGGTTGGTGGATTTGTCGGCTCCTACCTCCGCGAGTTGAGTCCCAAAGATACAGCAACGACACAGGTGCCGCTCAGCGAAGTGCTCCCGGAATACCCACACAACGCGTCCGCAAGCTGGGGGACCGAGCCGCCTGTTCCACCTTTTGGCATCGGCCATTTTATTCGTTATGGCTGGGCGCCAGAGATCAAGGTGATTGCCATTGTACCGCACTTTGAAGTGCTCACCGcagaggcgcgcagcgtcttgccaAAGCAATACGCGAGCCAAGACGTGGTGTTCAATCTCCAACGCCTCTCCGTACTCACCGCCGCTCtcgcacgctcgccgccAGACGCGAATCTGATTTATCAGGCGATGCAAGACAAGATTCACCAGCCGTACCGCAAGCATTTGATCCCGGGCCTCGCGCGTATATTGGCGTCGGTTATGCCCACGTCTCATCCGGGGCTCCTGGGCATCTGCCTGTCGGGCGCAGGGCCCACAATCCTTGCACTCGCCACGCAGGACATGGAACAGATCGCGGATACGATCTGCGCCGAGTTTGCCAAGGAGGATATCACTTGCGACGTCAAATTCCTCGACGTGACGCAGGACGGCGCGACGGTCGAGGAATAGCTTTAGCACTATAGTGACGGCAGTGGCTCATAGCCTTGTTTCTTCGCCACTGCAGTTAAATAATGCTTTACTATACTACATCTCTAGTGGGATGGTGCGCGTCAACGCGTCCATATACGCCGACGCTGTCCGGCATAGCGCATCCTTCTCCAGCTGCATCTTGGCATAATGCGCCTCGTGCTCCTGGAGCACCGAttccagctcgcgctccacaTCTGCACTCTCGCCATTCCGTAGCTCTGCGAGCGCATGGCGCTCCCTCCGATTCCGCGATAcctcgccaaggcgcgcagtAAGATCGTCCATACGCGCCTgactcgccgcgcgctgctcctccagcgtcttgcgcgcacgctctAAGCGCGTATTCGCAAGCTGGACCTGATTCTCTACGtgctccatgcgccgctgcagtGTAGACTGCTCCTcttcgtgcagcgcaatcGTCGCCTTGGCCTCGTCCAGTGCATGGGCTTctctcgacgcgcgctccagctctgCGGCAACTTGCTCCATCGCCACGATGCATGCGCTCAGGTCCGACTCAAGCTGGACAAGTACGTCCATCTTGCCACGCAGCTCCtttgctttgcgctcgtgctccACAAGGGATGCGCGATCGCTGTGCATTTGGCCGTGAAGCTCGGtgagctgcttgcggagcTCGGTGGGGTGCGAGACGagccgtgcgtgcagctTGTTCAGCTCCGCAGCAAGCAGTTGTAGCTGGTATTGCACATCCGTCTGCTTCTGTACGGCTTCGGCCTTCTCGACCTTGAGAGTGTCGACCtcggcgagcagcttgccttGCTCTTTTTTGAGCTCCAATAGTTTGTCAGAGTGCGCCAAATTCTCCTGCCGGAGCTGCTTCACGTGTGGCTCTTGTTGTTTCCGTGTCGCAATTGTCGTTGTGATGGCAAGCCGCGCTTCCTCGACACCGTCCTCGAGGGCGATCCGCTTGTTTTCTAGCTCCTCGGTCGCGAGAACCAACTCGTCAAATTCCGCGAGGCGGTCGGCGCGGAAGCGGAAAAAATTGACCAGGGCAGACATGTGCCGCTTAAATCGCTTGGGCTGTGGACGCGTCAAGTCTTGCAGGTGAAAATCGTGCACGGTAGCGGCCTCCATCATCGCGCGTCTTTGGTGAGCTGGCAGCATACGTACACTTCACGGAAAAAGAGGAGCCATGTGACACTGTCGCTGAATATTTCCTGGTGTCAGCTTCGAGCGGCGTACCTTGTATTCCATATCCGCCACgactgcgtcgcgctgcgcatcgagcgaTTCCGGCAGCGTCCCAGCGAGCGTATCGAGGAACGCCGTGTACACTTTCTGCGCCATGCTGCTCTGCGGCTTGACTACATCTTCCGCTGCCACATGCAACCCTATCTCATTCAGCACTGAAAGCAGCTCCTCCGTGCTCACGGCCGGAAAGGATGTATAGTTCTGATCTGGCGGATGCGCATTCATCGTATGGACAACAAAACaggacgcgcgcgcgtcgtcaTTTGTCACGTGATCGTATGGACGTGCTATGCGTGAGCAATGGACTGGAACTCGCCAGTGGCGATCTGTTCCTGCGCGCGTTAGTACGGCGTGAAAAGCGTACCTTGACGATATCGAGGCCACCGATAAGCTCGCCATTCACAATGATCTGCGGGAACGTCGGCCAGTCGTTTATCTGCTTCAGTTTCTGTCGCACGTTCTCGTCAGAAAGAATATCGTAGTAGTCAAAGTCGACTTtctgctcgcgcaagagcgcaaCCGTCTTTTGGCTGAAACCGCAACGAGGCATATCAGGACGGCCTTTTATGAATAGCATTACTTTTGACCGTGTCATCAGCTCGCGGCACCGCCGTTCCGTATCTTGCGGCGACTCTGCATCGACCTTCATGGCGGGCGGTagcgcatgcagcagctcgtccgTCCCATCCAGCGGCTCGTTCATCAAGgggccgcgctgcatggctTCGTAATTCGCAGGCGCAGCCTGTGGTGCAACATTCGAGTGCGAGACGCCGCCAAATGCACGCTgtggcggcgccgcagcatgtACCGCCAACGACTCCGATAAGGCGGCAACGTTGGCGCCGGAAATTTTCGAAAGCAAAGTGTGGCCACGCAAGATAATGATTGTCGGGACGGCCTCGACATCGAATGATTCAGACACATCCGGCTGCtcctcggcctcgacgtTCATAAACATGATTTGGGGGTAGCGCTTTGCAAATTCGGTAATCGCATTGTTCATCTGCTCGCACGGCTGGGCCCACGGCGCCCAGAAATTAAGCAGCGTAATGCGGTTTAGGTCCTGCTGCATCAGCTGCGTGAAGGTTTCCGGCGATGTGATCGCCACCAGATTCTCAGGCATGATCGGCACGCCGGTTGTCAGCGCAATCGCAGCGGTGGCAAGAAAGTGGGATGCGAAGCACGCTTGTGTGTGATTATATCCCAGtcgcgccagcgctgctgcataTATCCTAGTTTGATACTATGGGCTAACATGTCCCCTGAGACGGAAtgaccgcgccgcgccttgcactGGGTGCTTGCGGAGCGGTGTCTGCGCAGGACGGATTGTTCTCCCCGTCATGGAAAATTGATGGCAACCATGGAGCTCGAAAGCGGCTGGCAACAGAGTGTTAGACGGGGCTGAAAATCGATATAGTCGTGGTACATAGCTGACGGTGAAGAATGTACCTGCGACACTGACTTAAACGCAACTGTTTGCATGCATGGCTTATATTTTGCATGGCTTGTACGTGCAATGATACTTGCATGGCTTGTACGTGCAGTGATACTTGCATGGCTTGTACGTGCAATGGTACTTGCATGGCTAGTCCGTGCAATGGTACTTGCATGGCTAGTACTCGCATGGCAGTACTCATCCACGTGCACTTCCACTCTCACACGCGCCCCCCTCCGTCGCTCACATGCAAACGCTCTCAACTTGATTCAATGCTACGTCCTGGGCGAAGAAAAaccgcgcgcgattttgCGGCCAATTGCACACGTGGCCTGCGCGACTCCACTTGGCAACGCACGACGCTACTTGGAAATCGCCAGTGCCACTGCGTGTGGACACGGCGAAGTCTATGCGTGATTTGCATACGCCATATCTGAGCATATCAGGCCCTCCTAAAAACCTACGCAATCCATTCATAGATAGGTTCAagcgtgcacgcacgggAACACCCGAGACGGACTGCTCAAGCAACGACACCGACTCACTGGAACCGCAACTCTACGACAGTATCGACGAGACCATGCCCCATAAACCAACCGAACTAGCGCGAGACGAGGCCGTTGAGTCGCTTATGAACGATGCAACCCTTGACCTCGGTAGCAAACGCACCGACCCCATCGTCGCTGAAAtcgaagcgcagcggcacacagcgccgcgctcgcgcgagACGTGGTTCATACTCCCGCGTGCATGGTACACGCTGTTCCGCACAGATCCCatgcatgcaccgccgctcGACCTTGCGCcactgcgcgacgagcatAGCAACCAGATACGCccaggcgcgcgcgaaggGATCGACTACGAGCTTGTCCCAAAGCCCGCCTGGGATACGCTTGTCGCACGCTACGGCTTGTGCAGCACCCCGATTGCCTGCAGTGTAGTCCCaggcgtgcatgcacacCAAGCACCGCGTATCGAGCTCTATCCCCCTCACATCACGCTCGTGCgtttcggcgcggcgaatGCCCCAAGCGGAAACAGCTCCCTACGCGTCTCTGCCGCCATCACACTTGCCCAGCTCAAGGCaaaggtgcgtgcgcagctggcgtTACACGTGCCAGATGCGGACATGCGGTTCGTGCGTCTCCCTGAGCCTCTTcgggcgcgtgcagcgctccagcgcaatTTTCTCAGgcctgcgcagctgcacgacgccgaTCCCCCGGTAGAAATTGTCGAGGGCGCCGATACTGCaacgcttgcagcgctgcagctaGACGCGCCGAGTATGCTCCTCGCAGTCGATGTGCGTGCTAACGGCACTTGGCAATggaacggcgcgccgcgcgaagcgccAAGGCATAtgacgcgctcgcacacgtcggctgctttgcgcggccTGCGCGGCTTGGCTAATCTCGGTAATACATGCTTTATGAACAGTGCGCTTCAGTGCCTGAGCAACACGCCGGAACTGCAAGAGTTCTTTGCCAAGGACGTGCACTGGGAGGAGCTCAACGCGGAAAACCCCCTCGGgatgggcggcgcgattgCCGCTGCATTCGGGCGCCTCATGCAGCAACTCTGGGCGGGCAACAACACCGCCGTCGTTCCCCGCGAGTTTAAAatggcgcttgcgcggtttgcgccgcagttTACCGGCTACGCACAGCAGGACAGCCAAGAGCTGCTCGCGTTTCTCCTCGACGGTCTGCACGAGGACTTGAATAGGATCTTGAAGAAACCGTATATCGAAGCGCCAGACTGGCACGGCGGCACCGAGGCCGACATGGTCCActttgcgcggcagcaGTGGGATATCTacaaggcgcgcaacgaCTCTGTGATTGTGGACCTCTTCCAGGGCCAGTACCGCAGCACGCTTGTTTGCCCCGTGTGCAACAAGGTCTCGATCAAGTTTGACCCCTTTATGTACCTCACACTGCCCATTCCAAACACGCGCAAATGGCGCGGCAGCGTCCTGGTCGTGCCACAGCATGGCAAGATTGTGCAGGTGGATGTTCAGCTGCCAGCCACGGCCAATATtgccatgctgcgcgatcGCGTAGCGTCGCTTACGCACATAaatccagcgcgccttgccatCGGCGAAGTGTGGTCTCACCACATTTACCGGTGGCTCGCAGAGTACGAGCCCGTGCGCGATATCGCGTCTGGCGACCATGTGTATTTCTGGGAGACTGCACAGGCGTTCACCTTGCCTGCCCCGCTGCGTGGCAACTCGCGGTTCAGCTTCTTCCACCGTGCAAACCGCACGATTGAAGAGATCGAGAAAAGTTTTCCAGCGCCCGCGCAGCCAGACATGATCACGCTTCCTGTCTTTTCCTGCTACGCCCCCGCCGATACGCACGCgactcgacgcgcgcaggGCGAGGGATTTGGGCTGCCGTTCTTTGTCACCATTCCCCGTGCAGCGACGGACAACGCCGAGGCTATTTACGCGGCACTAGAAGCGCAGTACGTGCGGTTCAGCAAATATCCGGACGACATTCCAGCGGAATTTCATGCGCGTCTCCTCCAGTGTTCTGCATTTCGCGTGCACTTTGCCGTTCCCAGTGCACACGAGCCAATGCACCGTGGCGATCAGGCGCCTGAGCTTGGCATGGAGCCGCTTGAGacgcgcattgcgcgttTGCAGAACGCCGACGGGTGGCCAGTCCTGTTCcaaggcggcgcgctgtacTGTATCTGGAATGCtgacgccgccgccgcgctcctccaAGAGACGGCAGAGGACTATGTATGGGGTACTCACGATGTTATCCAGGACGCAGcattccagcgcggcacaaCGGCGCTCAGCAATGGAAAAGGCAAACCGCgactcgcgctcgacgactGCCTGGCCGAATTTATCAAGCCAGAGCAGCTCGGGCAGGACGATTTGTGGTACTGCCCGCACTGCAAGGCATTCCGCGAAGCGATGAAAAAGTTTGATTTGTGGAAAGTACCCGATATCCTCGTCGTACACCTAAAACGCTTCAGTGCTgggcgcatggcgcgcgacaaatTGGATACCTACATCGACTTTCCCATCGAGGGACTCGACCTCACCGAAATGGCCGTCGGCGCCAAGATCATGCGTGACATGCACGAGGAGACACCGCCCGCAGAAACGCAGGTGGGCGATAAATACGTCGTGCCGCACGACCCTCACGACGATGCCGTCGCGGCGGACCAGCCGATCTACGATCTTTACGCCGTCGATAACCATTTCGGCGGCCTCGGGGGGGGCCACTATACCGCTTTCGCCAAAAATCCAACCGATGACCGCTGGTACAACTACGATGATTCCAGCGTGCGCCCCGTCAACGACCCCGAAGCCGTCAAGACGGCCGCTGCCTACCTTTTGTTCTATCGAcgccgcacggcgcgtccTATCGGTGGAAAATCGCGCGATAAGATGCAGGAGAAGCTGCATGCATCGTCTAGCATGGAGCAGCATGCCTCGGATACGTACCTGCACGACACGCCGCTCCCACCGAGCGATTCGGAGTCCAGCTCGGACGAGTCGTCCCAGGAGCGCTCTTCGCCGTAATAGTCACGTGTATCCAATAAAAccgacgcggcgccgctttgcGAAACGGACGATGGGCAACGACGCGACCCAAGCAGAGCATGCAGAAGAGTGGGCCGAGTACGAGATAGATGCCGACAAGATGCTAGAGGAGCACGTGTTAGATAATGCATCCGATGAAGGGCTGCCCACGCTGAGGCTCACGTTCCACGACCAGGACTTTAGCGTTTATTCGGTCGCGAGCGAGTCGGGCGCTGCATTCTTTGCTTGTGAACCGGGCCAAGAGCCGCATGCGGTCCCTGCACCGGAACTGCCTATTGCGCAGGATGCGTACTGGGAGCCACTCGAGTCTCtatttgccgcgctgcgtgtcCCGAACGCGCTCGGCGAATTCCTCGAGGGCAATACGGGACTGCAACTCGCGTTTCCGGACTTGGAAATGAGTGTGCATGAGGACGATATGTATACGCGCGAGGTATCGCTGCACGATATCTTTCGGCTTGCATTGGGGTTCGATATCCGGGCGAGCTTGCACGTAGTGGTGTCGCAAATCCCGAGGTTCATCTCGCGGTACAATGAACTTGCTACGATGATGAATGCCGCAGATGACGCTGCTTGGATTGAGGATGCGGGGAAGGGAGATGAGGATGAGGATGCGGATGAGGATGCGGATGAGGATGCGGATTTGGATGCGGATGAGGATGAGGGTGAGGATGCGGATGAGGATGAGGGTGAGGATGAGGATGAGGAGGTACATGGCGAGGGGGGGGAGGTTGAAGAGACTGCCTGTGTCGACGAAGATGTTAGCATTGCCGAGGTGAACGAGCCTTTCGGCGATGACCGTGCTGGTAGTGAAGCCGGTAATGATGAAGTGCATGCCGGTAATGACCAAGGTGACCAAAAGGGCGGCCAAGTTGAGGTCGATCAAGATAACGGTCAAGTGGATGATCAAGTCGATGATCAAGACAACGGTCAAATCGATGAACAAGTCGACGGTCAAGACAACGGTCAAGACAACGGTCAAGTCGATGGCCAAGTCGACGGTCAAGACAACGGTCAAGTCGACGGTCAAGTCGACGGTCAAGGCGACGGTCAAGTCGACAGTCAAGTCGATGATCAAGTCGATGGCCAAGTCGATGGCCAAGTCAAAGATCAACTCGACGCCCCTGTCGAAATTGACCACATTGGGGTTGACCTAGACGAGATTGACCACATTGGAGCCGATCCAGTCGAGGTCGACCACATCGAGGTCCATGACAAAGGGCTCGGCACGGCTGAAGCCAAAGACGACAAGGCTGCCCACGAGATTGACGTCGAGACCCATGACAATAAAGGTAGTCAAGGCATTGTCACCAATGTCCtcggcgccagcgcaatGGACTCCACTGACAGTCGCACCGAGCCGTCAGAAAAGGGCAACGTCGCCAGCAATGTTACTGCAGACAAACACCCCTCTACTGTCGACACTGCCAGCTCTACCGCTGCAGATGCGGGCACCGACCTCCCCAGCGTTGACACTGCAGGCTCTACAGGCAATGCCACTGCTGCAGATACCACGCTACGAACCCACTCTGATATAAACCCATCGTCTTCGGCGCTACCGGATACCACCCGAGATGCAAATGCCACGCAGGACAGTATGCATATTCCAAACTCggccacgcacgcgcacgctccgtcGGAGTACGATGAAGACATGTCGttccatgcagcgcactATGCCGACAACGATGCAGACCCAAGCGATCCCGCCGCAGCGTATCAAGATGGAACGTACCAAACCCAGCATGGTACGCCATCCGCTCCGCCACGCGCAGGGAAACGTGCTGAGCCGGGTATGGAGACCCAGGAGGACGTACAGGCAGATCTAAAGCGGCCAAGGGTGTGAGCATCGGTATGTATCGCGCGACTGACTTCCCATAGTTCTTTATATATACCCTCTTCAGACCACTTCGCATGCCAATCTACTTCCTTCTCTGCATGCACATGGCATTGGCCGCCACATGGCAAGTCTCTTGCTGTAGCCACACGGTACAGCCTGTCCacatgccgctgcagccCACACGGCTCGGCCCGTGCTGAAATTGGGCAGTTTGACACATTTAACCCTCGTACATGTGGAGGCCTTCAACGCAGATCTTCGTTGCGTATCTACAGCGCTACGGCTAATGTGGCACGGTCTGAGACTCAATTGCATGCACCTTTCGCCTTGCAATTACATTATCCATCCAGCTAGATGTCAGTGCCAAGTGCGCAACGTACTCAATAATAGAATTTGCAAATTTAATCTTAATCGCTCCAGGCTCGAAAAGGTTCTCATGGTAGTTGCCATTGAACGAAGCAAAGGTTGCGTCACACCCGCGCTTTTTCAAATTATCAACCAGGTCCCTAGAGCAGCTCCATTTCGTCACTTTATCGCCCGTCCCGTGTGCAACAAGAATCGggaggcgctgcggccaGCGCTTGTACCCTTCTGACACAAGCTTGGGGCCGTGGCGCAGTGGATCATAAAGACCGCGCGTGTATACTCCCGTATCGCAAAGCGGGTCCTCACGCACAGCCCGGCACACCAACGGATCGCGACACAGGTCGTCGGATGGCGGGCCCAGCGGCagacgcaggcgcggcgcaattcGCAAGAGCACACCCATCAGCGCAACGCCAACAGAAGTCGGGATGGGAAAGTGAATGTCGAGCCACGGCGCAGAAAGCACCACACCAGAAACCAGATCCTTCACCTCCTCTCCGGGCCCCTCTCCGGGCGGGCGCGTAAAGAAACCAGTCGAAATCCCACCGCCCATGCTGTGGCCCATCAAGAAAATTGGGACTGTATCTTTGCCCCAGTCGTCATCCAGCCGCTTGCGTATGAGCCACAGCAGGTGCGAAACGTCGCGAAACTGGTCGGGCCATGTCGTCCAAccgtgcacggcgtccCGGTCATTTGCATCACGCCACGTACGGCCATACCCGCGCTGATCAAAACCAGTAACCTGGTAGTCACGGTCAGCAAACACCTTGAATATATTTGTGTAGCGGCTGATATGCTCGCCAAATCCGTGCACAAATACCACGGCGCCTTTAGGCTTGGACAACTTCTCTGGCGCATTGGCCTCCGTCGGGTACCAGCTCTTTAAAAAATACCAGCGCTCATCGTCCCCTCGAAGATCAAACCACTCTTCCTCCGACACTCCGGGCCGCGCTACCTGCACATCTGGAATATAGTCCATGTCGCAAAGCCAACCAAGCTGAGCGGCCGCCGCGGGGCGAAAACTACACGTGACAAACAACGCCACAAAACACACTCCCAAAAAATAGCGACCAAGGCTAGCCATTTAAAATAATAGTACAAGTGCTAAGGCAGAGGCTACCAAATCAAGGAAATAGTATCCAGATAGTTTagctgcgctcgccgcggagaCGACGGGCAAGAGCCATATCCTTGGGCTGGATAGTCACACGCTTAGCGTGGATGGCGCACAGGTTGGTGTCCTCAAAGAGGGAGACCAGGTAGGCCTCAGAAGCCTCCTGCAAAGCAAGGACGGCAGAGGACTGGAAGCGAAGGTCGGTCTTAAAGTCCTGGGCAATCTCACGCACAAGACGCTGGAAGGGCAGCTTGCGAATAAGGAGCTCAGTGCTCTTCTGGTAGCGACGAATCTCACGAAGAGCGACAGTACCAGGGCGGTAACGATGCGGCTTCTTCACACCACCGGCAGAGGGAGCCGACTTGCGGGCAGCCTTGGTGGCGAGTTGCTTACGGGGGGCCTTGCCACCGGTGGACTTGCGGGCAGTCTGCTTGGTACGCGCCATTTGAAAATAAACTAGACGATGTAGTTGGTAGTAGGAC includes these proteins:
- a CDS encoding uncharacterized protein (EggNog:ENOG503P7IX; COG:S); protein product: MGNDATQAEHAEEWAEYEIDADKMLEEHVLDNASDEGLPTLRLTFHDQDFSVYSVASESGAAFFACEPGQEPHAVPAPELPIAQDAYWEPLESLFAALRVPNALGEFLEGNTGLQLAFPDLEMSVHEDDMYTREVSLHDIFRLALGFDIRASLHVVVSQIPRFISRYNELATMMNAADDAAWIEDAGKGDEDEDADEDADEDADLDADEDEGEDADEDEGEDEDEEVHGEGGEVEETACVDEDVSIAEVNEPFGDDRAGSEAGNDEVHAGNDQGDQKGGQVEVDQDNGQVDDQVDDQDNGQIDEQVDGQDNGQDNGQVDGQVDGQDNGQVDGQVDGQGDGQVDSQVDDQVDGQVDGQVKDQLDAPVEIDHIGVDLDEIDHIGADPVEVDHIEVHDKGLGTAEAKDDKAAHEIDVETHDNKGSQGIVTNVLGASAMDSTDSRTEPSEKGNVASNVTADKHPSTVDTASSTAADAGTDLPSVDTAGSTGNATAADTTLRTHSDINPSSSALPDTTRDANATQDSMHIPNSATHAHAPSEYDEDMSFHAAHYADNDADPSDPAAAYQDGTYQTQHGTPSAPPRAGKRAEPGMETQEDVQADLKRPRV
- a CDS encoding acylglycerol lipase (MEROPS:MER0036051; BUSCO:EOG092638EN; EggNog:ENOG503NYMR; COG:I), translated to MDYIPDVQVARPGVSEEEWFDLRGDDERWYFLKSWYPTEANAPEKLSKPKGAVVFVHGFGEHISRYTNIFKVFADRDYQVTGFDQRGYGRTWRDANDRDAVHGWTTWPDQFRDVSHLLWLIRKRLDDDWGKDTVPIFLMGHSMGGGISTGFFTRPPGEGPGEEVKDLVSGVVLSAPWLDIHFPIPTSVGVALMGVLLRIAPRLRLPLGPPSDDLCRDPLVCRAVREDPLCDTGVYTRGLYDPLRHGPKLVSEGYKRWPQRLPILVAHGTGDKVTKWSCSRDLVDNLKKRGCDATFASFNGNYHENLFEPGAIKIKFANSIIEYVAHLALTSSWMDNVIARRKVHAIESQTVPH
- the HHT2 gene encoding histone H3 (COG:B; EggNog:ENOG503P1RT), whose amino-acid sequence is MARTKQTARKSTGGKAPRKQLATKAARKSAPSAGGVKKPHRYRPGTVALREIRRYQKSTELLIRKLPFQRLVREIAQDFKTDLRFQSSAVLALQEASEAYLVSLFEDTNLCAIHAKRVTIQPKDMALARRLRGERS